A region from the Lates calcarifer isolate ASB-BC8 linkage group LG2, TLL_Latcal_v3, whole genome shotgun sequence genome encodes:
- the trim66 gene encoding tripartite motif-containing protein 66, protein MEKSCSECSEPTLAQSLCTLCNKWLCYQCTDVHQHQRLPATSQYIDLHQQKPSATQCPDLHQRGSSSLPPTGQGPGSYPCPLLMCHSHRQEPLELFCESCDLLCCSSCHLSSHKNHRVVQIGKALQDQQWLFESLMVQVEERRSAVENNAKQIEGRLHGVKIAHRKAENQIKMAKMIMMNELNKRANLLIEQLEKITEDFQQRLEDQLQGAIEMCGQLDHVQKFITWATTHHCRGPVLFSRALISLQMQQLLEPSLHSDSWSPVKIKFNWDASYWMKQISSLGQLTVEGGNCTYPQGLGCSSVMRPQPVTCLALPPVFHRGREPGCGYQACCEPQMCCLHGLPPQQDLPGLDKSQLEATLYNSSCVQPALISGSLHQSQQLQRCWDTESSSHCPPPSSPVLIMGPIQRNCGRGSTSQPRAADPRPHSQSKSYLSYHQHQREAQRSAERSRPGQRQRKLSISHTAVDSRDVMSEERYRAEGSCGQTAAAECRDVELQQVRREQSPVQQQQQQQQQRTRPALTLRDHRDSRRSTSLEVSVTAHDNVSDAQSSRLSPSSACTRRKRRSQSIPAELAAPSTSPCAERPTGYAHSLEAGAANKYAGMDPRQRRASDGVLCVVKETSSDMAPTTGHHSPLLSYKTEPDHSFTYVNEEIDYEAKEKCRMSRNGHSRDVQKDSERPRVPVVCLERLKILVSQLPPHGRRQSDPLPASTTEKSETLPQQRAWPDAVPQEVAGGSETRRAALSLTVPPFAAEQQTRTQSTQSTGSDVDNKGELSIHKASTPPSTDPKYVPQSYSALELDSDSDPRSVSEDAVVSRVDPQVDSDASPDSDPNTESSSEAELECLAEQKSVAAGEMGLCAETDLAGESEPSLEYEADPESDAGAGSEDGQGLDAESGDAETESDIQPEYDPGFQAETDSNVVSDQPPDSQGSAESELEVESEPELTADDPQPLRSDLEDEAHVGPGQRPLLIANPVEVQAEQDDTEMENEDFCAVCLIGGELLCCDRCPKVFHLSCHIPSLLSFPSGDWVCSLCRDVEQPEVDYDCENERTSGEHKVVHGLSACDQRKCERLTLLILSNILSAPFHEPVSPLARHYYQIIKRPMDLSVIRARLNKKNTRHYSCPDQFVADVFLMFHNCAKFNYPDSEVAQAGRSLEAFFVSKLREVFPDRVFPAAEVDSDSDEYDEAYRTAESGFPWPERREQCHRKRKRRHSLKSRRYHF, encoded by the exons ATGGAGAAG AGCTGCTCAGAGTGCTCAGAGCCGACACTTGCACAGAGTCTGTGTACACTCTGCAACAAGTGGTTATGTTACCAGTGCACAGATGTGCATCAGCATCAGAGACTTCCCGCCACTTCCCAGTACATAGACCTGCACCAGCAGAAGCCCAGTGCCACCCAGTGTCCTGACCTGCACCAGAGAGGCTCCAGCTCCCTGCCCCCCACTGGACAAG GCCCGGGGTCGTATCCTTGTCCTCTCCTAATGTGCCACTCTCACAGACAGGAGCCCTTGGAACTGTTTTGTGAGTCATGTGACCTTCTGTGCTGTAGCAGCTGTCACCTGTCCTCCCACAAAAACCACAG GGTGGTGCAGATCGGGAAGGCCCTGCAGGATCAGCAGTGGCTGTTTGAGAGCCTGATggtgcaggtggaggagaggaggtctGCGGTAGAGAACAACGCCAAACAGATAGAGGGCAG aCTTCATGGAGTAAAGATTGCACACAGGAAGGCAGAGAACCAGATTAAAATGGCAAAGATGATTATGATGAACGAGCTTAACAAACGAGCCAACCTATTAATAGAGCAACTGGAG AAAATCACGGAGGACTTCCAGCAGCGTCTGGAGGACCAGCTGCAGGGGGCGATAGAGATGTGTGGCCAGCTGGACCACGTTCAGAAGTTCATCACCTGGGCTACGACCCACCACTGCAGAGGCCCGGTGCTCTTCAGCAGGGCTCTG ATTTCACTCCAGATGCAGCAACTGCTCGAGCCGTCGCTGCACTCAGACTCCTGGAGTCCTGTCAAGATCAAATTCAACTGGGACGCCAGTTACTGGATGAAGCAGATTTCCTCTTTAg GCCAGCTGACTGTTGAAGGGGGGAACTGCACCTATCCTCAGGGTCTGGGTTGCTCCAGTGTTATGAGGCCTCAGCCCGTCACCTGCTTGGCTCTGCCTCCTGTGTTTCACAGAGGACGAGAGCCAGGCTGCGGGTACCAGGCCTGTTGTGAGCCCCAGATGTGTTGCCTGCATGGCCTTCCCCCTCAGCAAGATCTGCCCGGTCTGGACAAAAGCCAGCTGGAAGCCACGCTTTATAACTCCAGCTGTGTTCAGCCTGCTCTTATCTCCGGCTCCCTGCACCAGAGCCAGCAGCTCCAGAGGTGCTGGGACACAGAGAGCTCCTCGCACTGTCCCCCCCCTTCATCGCCCGTCCTGATCATGGGACCCATCCAGCGCAACTGCGGCCGAGGATCTACGTCCCAGCCGCGAGCTGCCGACCCCCGACCTCACTCTCAGTCCAAGTCTTATCTTTCTTATCACCAACACCAGAGAGAGGCTCAGCGGAGCGCAGAGCGCAGCAGACCAGGCCAACGCCAGAGGAAGCTGTCGATCAGCCACACAGCTGTGGACAGCAGAGATGTGATGAGTGAGGAGAGATACAGAGCGGAGGGGAGCTGTGGTCAAACGGCAGCGGCTGAATGCAGAGatgtggagctgcagcaggtcaGGAGGGAGCAGAGTcctgtccagcagcagcagcagcagcagcagcagaggaccaGACCTGCACTGACGCTCAGAGACCACAGGGACAGCAGG AGATCTACGTCCCTGGAGGTGTCGGTGACAGCCCACGACAATGTATCTGACGCACAGAGCAGCAGGCTCAGCCCGAGTTCAGCGTGCACGAGGAGGAAGAGACGCTCCCAGAGCATCCCGGCAGAGCTGGCAGCGCCATCCACCAGCCCCTGTGCTGAAAGGCCCACAGGATACGCTCACAGCCTGGAGGCAGGAGCTGCAAATAAG TATGCAGGTATGGATCCCAGACAGAGGAGAGCGTCAGATGGAGTGCTTTGTGTTGTCAAGGAAACTTCGTCTGACATGGCCCCAACCACAGGACAccactctcctctgctgtcctATAAGACAGAGCCAG ATCAttcttttacttatgtaaatgaAGAGATTGATTATGAGGCCAAGGAGAAATGTAGGATGTCAAGAAACGGCCACAGCAG AGATGTTCAGAAGGACTCCGAAAGGCCCAGGGTTCCTGTGGTTTGCTTAGAGCGTCTCAAAATACTCGTCTCTCAGCTCCCCCCACATGGACGACGGCAGAGTGACCCTTTACCCGCCAGCACCACGGAGAAGAGCGAGACTCTCCCACAGCAGAGAGCCTGGCCTGATGCAGTGCCTCAA GAAGTAGCAGGAGGCTCTGAGACCAGGAGGGCCGCCCTCTCCCTTACAGTGCCACCGTTTGCTGCAGAGCAACAGACTCGTACTCAGTCCACACAGTCGACCGGCAGTGATGTTGATAACAAAGGGGAATTGAGCATTCATAAAGCATCCACACCTCCCTCCACAGACCCTAAATATGTGCCACAGAGTTACTCTGCACTGGAgctggactctgactctgatccTAGATCAGTCTCAGAAGATGCAGTTGTTTCTCGGGTCGATCCACAGGTCGACTCAGATGCATCACCAGACTCTGACCCAAATACAGAGTCTTCGTCTGAGGCTGAGCTCGAATGTCTGGCTGAGCAGAAATCAGTGGCTGCAGGAGAGATGGGGCTCTGTGCTGAAACTGACCTCGCAGGGGAGTCAGAGCCGAGTCTTGAATACGAGGCAGACCCAGAATCAGATGCAGGAGCGGGATCAGAGGATGGCCAAGGACTGGATGCAGAGTCAGGCGATGCTGAAACAGAGTCTGACATCCAGCCTGAATATGATCCTGGTTTTCAGGCCGAGACTGATTCTAACGTCGTGTCCGATCAGCCTCCAGACTCTCAGGGCTCTGCGGAGTCTGAGCTCGAAGTCGAATCTGAGCCTGAGCTGACGGCTGACGACCCACAGCCGCTTCGCTCTGACCTGGAAGACGAGGCCCACGTTGGACCTGGTCAGAGGCCGCTCCTGATCGCAAACCCTGTGGAAGTCCAGGCCGAGCAGGACGACACAGAGATGGAGAACGAGGacttctgtgctgtgtgtctgatTGGAGGAGAGCTGCTGTGCTGCGACCGCTGTCCAAAAGTCTTTCATCTGTCCTGCCACATCCCGTCTCTGCTCAGCTTCCCCTC AGGTGACTGGGTGTGCAGCCTGTGCAGAGATGTCGAGCAGCCAGAGGTCGACTACGACTGTGAGAACGAGAGAACATCTGGAGAACACAAAGTGGTGCATGGACTGTCTGCATGTGACCAGAGA AAATGTGAGCGGCTGACTCTTCTGATCCTCAGCAACATCCTGAGTGCTCCCTTCCACGAGCCCGTCAGTCCACTT GCTCGTCATTACTACCAGATCATCAAGAGACCAATGGACCTGTCTGTAATCAGAGCCAGACTCAATAAGAAGAACACTCGACATTACAGCTGTCCTGATCAGTttgttgctgatgtttttcTCATGTTCCACAACTGTGCAAAGTTCAATTAT CCTGACTCTGAGGTGGCCCAGGCCGGCCGCAGCCTCGAGGCGTTCTTCGTTTCCAAGCTGAGGGAAGTTTTCCCAGACAGAGTTTTCCCTGCGGCCGAGGTGGACTCTGACAGCGACGAGTACGACGAGGCCTACAGAACCGCCGAGAGCGGTTTCCCCTGGCCGGAGAGGAGGGAGCAGTgccacaggaagaggaagaggagacattCTCTCAAGTCAAGGAGATATCACTTCTAA